The Armatimonadota bacterium region TCGGCGGGCTCCACCGCGTGGTACTCGAAGGTGCTGCCGAGTCCCACCAGCTCGACCGGCGAGTCCGTAAACTGCTGCCGCACCTGCTTGCGCTCGGCGGGGCTGAGGCCGACCTCGACCCCGTGGGCATGTCCGGTGCGCAGCTCGACGCCCTGCATGCCGGCAGCGGCGCAGCGCGCAATGATGGTGGGCAGGTCCCAGTCGTGAGCGAGGTTATAGGTAACGATCCCGACCTTCATGGTGGTCCTCCAGGCGACACGCGCTGGGGGTGGCGTGGTCGAGCGGGACTTCAGGCGGACTTCGCGAGCGGGATCACTACCGCTCCCGGCTCAGGCGCCACCCCGGCTGGGCAGACCTTCGCTCCACAGCACGTAAACTCCTGTCGAGTCGAGCGCGCTCACGCGCAGCTCGCGCACCACGCCACCGGTGGGGCCGGGGGACAGCGCGAGGTAGGCCAGCCAGTGCCCATCCGGGGACCAGGCGCAAGCCTCGACCCCCTTGTCAACCGGGCGGCGATCACCACCGGCAAGCGGAATCACGTCCAGCGAACCGGGCCGCCCCGACAGCACCGCGGCCATGCGTCCGTCCGGCGACAGCTCCCCGCGTGGCAGCTCGCGCCGAGCGCCGCTGCGCAGGTCCGCCATCTCAGGCGTGCCGCCAACGTAGGTGAGGTAGTCGGGGCCCACGAACCGGGGATCGCGGACATCACCGCGAGCTTCGGGGGTAACGGCGGTAAGTTTGCGCGTCCGGAAGTCGAGCCAATACACCTGCCGCGGCGAGGAGGCGGTGGCCCGCCCGCAAAACGCAAGCCGCGAGCCGTCCGGCGACCACGCCGGCGCGTTGGCCTCGAACATGGCGGTCACGCGGCTAAGCTGGGAGCCGTCCCATCCGACTACCCAGATGTCGGAGCGCTGGGCGTCGCGCTGGGAGACGAAGGCGATCCATCGGCCGTCGGGGGAGCAGGTGGCGTTACCGTCCCACGCCGGGTGGGGGGCAAGGGGACTGGCTCCTTTTCCATCGGCGCTGGCGGCATAGATCTCGGGGGCCTGACGCGGGGGACAGGACTCCACGAGTACCCACTTGCTGTCCGGGCTCCAGCCGGCAACGCGGCCGGGCTCGGCGATCCGGATATCTCCGGTGCTGCCGGCATGGTACACGTAGGTGGCGTCGCGGTCGCTCCAGGCCACCCGCATGCCGTCGGGGGAGCAGCGACCCCGCGCCGGGACCGAGGTCAGTCGCACCACCCCGCCCTGCACCATGTTGACCGAGTAGAGACCCGAGTCACACCAGAATGCCAGTGATCGCCCCGACTGCGACCATTCCAGACCGGCGCCACCAGGATGGGCGGGGCCGCCGGCGCCGAGCAAGAGCACCGGCGTGGCAAGCGCTGCCATCGCCACGCGGCGACAGATGGCTCTGACCAACGGGATAGACATCTCCATATCCGCGGTGGCGACGGCACGACACCGCGCCCCGAGGGAGCGCCGGCTCCAGCGAGCCGACCCCTCTCTGTATATTCCGCACCTGCGCCCCAATCTGCCAGGGATGAGCCGCATTCCCGCCGGCGCGGGCCCGGCGCGGTGCGAAACCTTGTGCGGGCGCTTCCCACGACTGCAAGCGGGCGGCCGTGAGGTCCCTGCGTGATGGTCGCTCGCCTGTTGATGGCCAGTGTTGATGCCGTTTGCCTTGACAACCGCCGCGGCGCATGCTACATTCCAGCGACGGGGGCAAACAACACCCACAGGGGGTACGCAATGCGCAAGCTCGAACGCCGATGCGCCTGGTTGGCGGTGGTCACGGTGGCGGTGATGCTGTTCACGATGGCGGCAGCGTGTGCGGCGCCGATCCAGTCGAAGATGACGACCGAGCCCAAGGGCGAGCGCGCGCAGGTCGCAGCGCGCGCCGAGGCCGCGCTGGACGCGGCGGGCGTGACCGCAAAGCTCAAGGGCTTCGGCCTCACCGAGCAGCAGGTGCAGCAGCGCCTGTCGCAGCTCAGCGCCGACGAATTGCAGCAGATCGCGACCGGCGCCGAGGCGCTGGCGGTTGGCGGCGCGCAGGAGCCGACGCTCAGCACCACCACCTGGCTGCTGATCATCGTCATCGTCCTGCTGCTGGGGCACTAGCTTCCATTCGAACGACGAAGCGCGCGCGGCGAGTCACACGACTCGCCGCGCGCCGGTTGACGGCATGAGACCCCTGCCAACAGCGCTGGCGGCGGCCGCGATCGCGGTTGCCGTGGTTTTGCCGGTGCGCGCTCAGCCCTCCGCCCACACCATCGCCGACGTCCCCTTCGTCAAGCAGGAGCCGCGGTGGTGCGGGCCGGCGGCGCTGGAGAGCGTGCTGCGCTACCACGGTCTGCAGGTCACGCAGCGGGAGATCGCGGACGAGATCGCTCTGCCCGACGGGCGCGTGCTCAACCTTGACCTCAAGCTCTACGCGCGCCGCCGGGGGCTGCGGGCGGAGTCTGCCCGCGGCAGCTGCGACCGCCTGCGGCTATGGATCGCGCGCGACGTGCCGGTCATCTGCCAGGTGCGGGTGGGCGCTCCGGGCGCGCGCCGGAATCACTTCGTCGTCGCCTACGGCTACGACGAGCGCAGATCGTGCTTCATCGCCCACACCGGCGAACGCGCTGCGCAGGAGATCCCTTACCTCGATTTCGCGCGCATCTGGGGCGACGGCGACAACTGGATGCTGGTCATCCGCCCGCGCCCACCACGGCCGTCGCCGGCGCACGAGCCCGCCGGATGACGAGCCTGCGCGCGGCGCTGGCGCTGCTGGCGGTGGTGCTCGTCGGCTGCCGCAGTGACGTGCGAGAGGTGCGGCTCGACCTGACCCAGGCGGCGCGTCTGCTGCGCGCCTACGGGTCGGCGGCCAGCGCGCGAGCGAGCGGCCCCGCGCCCCCCGAGGTCGCACGCCTCTCGCCCGAACGCCTCAACGATCTCGGCGTCATGCTGGAGCGCCGCGGCATGTTGGAGCGCGCGCAAGAGCACTACCGGCTGGCGGTCGAGCACAAGCCCGGCTTCGCCCGCGCCTGGGTCAACCTCGGCAACGTCGCGCGCGAGCAGGGCCGCGCCGAGGAGGCGCTGGCACACTACCGCCGCGCCATACGGGAGGACCCGGAGCTCTTCGAGGCGATCAACAACTTCGCCGACCTGTGCGCCGACACGGGCCGCTGCGTGGAGCAGGCGCTCGCCCTCCTGACCGCCGCCCTGGAGAAGCATCCCGCCGAGGAGAGCGCGGGCCGCGACACGCTGGGCAGGTTGCTGCTGCGCAGCGGGCGACCCGCGGAAGCGGCGCAGGCCTTTCGCGCCGCGCTCGGACGGGGGGACCCGCGCGAGCGGGCGTTTATGGCCGAGGTCTTGCAGCACTTGGCGCAGGCCTATCGAGCGCTGGGGGACCAAGATGCGGCGCGCAGCGCGGAGCTGCGAGCGGCGGCGCTGGAGCAATCGGTAAAGGCGCACCGCCCCGCCCCCGCGCCCGCACCCTCGCCCTAACGCGGCCGGCGCCGAGGCGACCCGCCGCTACCCGTCTCCATACGGGGACAGGTACTGCTTCCAGTGGGGGTTCTTGAGGGCGGCGAGGAACTTGGTGTAGCTGATGTAGGGAATGAACTTGGGCCGGCGCGGTTTGCGCACCAGCTTCATGCCCGCCTGGTGGGGGGTGTGGTTGCCCTTGAGGCTGTTGCACTTGGTGCAGCAGCATACCAAGTTGTCCCAATCGGTGTGGCCGCCTTGGTCCTTGGGGATGACGTGGTCGAGGGTCAGCGCCACCTTCCGGGCGCCGCAGTACTGGCAGGCGTGACCGTCGCGCGCGAAGATGCTCTTGCGCGTGACGTGGAGCCGCGGCAGCGGCCGCCGTACGTAGTGATGCAGCCGCACTACCGTCGGCATCGGCAGCATCACGCGCTCCGAATGGTATTGCTTGGAGTCGGTCTCGACCGTCTCCGCCTTGCCCAGGAACAGCAGGTTTATGGCGCGCCGAACATTGGCGATATTCAGCGGCTGGTAGTTGTTGTTCAGTACCAGAACTTCGTCCGCATGGTTGTGCATGGCTCGACCCGACCCGGCGAATAAGAAAGCCCGCTCGAGAATCCACCGAGCGGGCCGTGCGTGATGGCTAGCAGTTCCCCTTGAAGGCGAAATAGGAATCCCATACCAGCACTTGCCGCAGCCGCTCGCGGCTCATGCTCACGGCCCCCGACCCGACGTCAACTGGCGTCACGTGCGACCTCCGGCAGCAGCCCTCTTGAAGAAGATATTACCCGACGAAACTCCCCTTGTCAACCCTCACCCGCCGCGCGCCGGCGTACGAGGGGAAGCAGCACCCCCACAGCACCCGCTCTTGCTTGACGGAGGGCCGTGGTTGTTGGACAATCCTCGAGAAGTCGGATCCATCGTGTCCCGAGTTGGCACTCCGGGATGCCGTGATGTGGGCCGAGAACAGACTGCTGGAAATCAAGCAGGCCTTCGAGGAGACATACCAGACGTACCCTTGGCGCACGGACCGGAGCTAGTCGAGTGCCCGACCGAGCGCGCAGGCACCATTCCCGCACCCCCAATGACCTGCATGGCTGGCATCGCAGATCAACGTGACAGTTTCCGCGCCCGTTTCCCTGCCAGGCGGATATTCGACGAGGTTGCGACTATCCGGGCAGTCTCTACCGCAGCAGCCGGATGAACTCGTCGTCGCCGAGCTCGGCGGTGCGCAGGAGGTCATGCAGCAAACCGCGACCAACGGGATTGTGGAGTGGAACGGAAAGCGAGACGAGTGAACCGGCTTTGGTCAAGACGACGTGGCTGCCCCGCTGTCTGGCGCGTTTCTATCCAGCGCATTCCAAGGCTCGTACCACGCGATCCCCACTGACCTGCGGCAGCCTGGTCACGAAGCGGCGACCTCGAGTTCTCGCAGCGGCACGGTGAGCGGCAGGCCCTGCTCCTTGCGCGCCTCCAGACACAGCTCGATGGCCTCGCGCAGGTTCTCCAGGGCATCCTGCTCGGTCAAGCCCTCGCTCATGCAGCCGGGAATCTCGGGGCACGCCGCGATGTACCCGCCGTCTATCTCGTCCGGTCGAATGGCTACGTGCAGTTTCATGCGCACCTTCCGCAACGATTCTACCATACCCCTCGCCGCTGGTAAACAGGGAGTACCGACCGGGATGCGCCCGGCTTGCGAGTCACACTTCTACGCGGCGCACGACTCGCTTCCCCGCCAGCCGCACGTAGGGCGGCAGCGGCCCGCCGATGAGCGGCCGCGCGTAGTCGAGGAAGGCGGCGGTGACATCATTCCCGCGCTGGTTGATGAACTCCCGCGGCACCACCTTCTCGGCGTTGGCAACCTCCTCCAGCGGCGCCAGGCCGGTGGTCACGCGATATGGCGAGTTCGATTCGCGCACCAGCGTGATCATCTGCCCGCTCATCCCCTCGACCGCGGCCATCACCGCCTGCTCCCCCACCCGGTAGGCCTCCTCCTCATCCACCGCCGAGGCGGCAAGGGCCGACATGCGCTGGACGGTGCCGGGCTTGTCGAAGCGCGCCTTGAGGCCGAGGTTGGCGGCGATGGCGTCGCACAGGAAATCAGCCACTCCGCCGAGCTGTTTGTGGCCGAAGCTGTCGGTGTCCACCGCGCGCGCGGAGGCGACCAGGGTCTCCCCTTTTTCGTCCTTCAGGCCCTCGCACACCGCGACCACGCAGTACCCCAGGCGGTCGAACGTCGCCTTGACGTCCTGCAGGAACCACTCCCGGTTCAAGGGGCGCTCGGGCAGGTAGATGAGATGCGGGGCGTCGTCGGGGCCCTCCCTGGCGAGGGCGGTGGAGGCGGTGATCCAGCCGGTGTTGCGCCCCATGGTCTCGATCAGCTTGACGTTGTCCACCACGCCGATGGCCTCGGTGTCGCGGCCGGCGTCGCGGGTGGCGATGGCGTTGAAGCGCGCGACGCTGCCGTAGCCCGGGCAGTGGTCGGTGAAGGCGAGGTCGTTGTCCACCGTCTTGGGCACGGCGATGGCGCGCAGCTCGTAGCCGGACGCGTGGGCGAGCCGGGCGACGTGGTGGCAGGTGTCGGCGGAGTCGTTGCCGCCGTTGTAGATGAAATAGCGAACTTGGTGCGCCTGCAAGACCTTGAGGATGCGCTCGTAGTCGGCGGCCTTGAGCTTGGTGCGGCAGGCGCCGAGGGCGGCGCTGGGGGTGCGGCGCAGGCCCTCGATGGTCTCGGACTTCTCGGCGCGCAGGTCAATGAGGTCTTCCTTGAGCACGCCCTCGATGCCGTGCACCATGCCGTAGATGCCCTGGATGGCCGGGGACTTCAAGGCCGCCTGGATGACTCCGGCGAGGCTGCTGTTGATGACCGCCGTCGGCCCCCCCGACTGGCCGACGATGAGATTGCCTTTGAGTTGGGGCATGATGGTTGCCTCCTCCGTTGCGTCTTTACGCCCGCCGGCGCGGTCATCAAACGGTGTCGCCATCACACGCGTGGTAGGGTATTGTATGATTATCGGATTGTGGCATAATGTACAGGTGCAGGCGTGCGCGGGAACTCTCTCAGGTCGTTCGCAAGGACGGCAGCCCTAAGCGGGTGGGATCCTGAGACCCGGAGCCTGCATTCTTTCCATCACGAGCGGTATGTTCCGACCCATTCGAATGCCGCTTCGCCCTTCAGCACGTCGTCCACCTCGCGCGGCCAGAACTTGAGGCCGTACCCCAAGTATCGCCCTTCCCGATGGTACACCACAGGCTTCGGCATCCTCGCGTAGCGGTCTTCCGTGAAGCCGTGTTGTGTACGTTGAACCGCGTAGTAGAAGCTGCTCGCTACCGCGTCGGCGATCTCGGCCACGTAGGGCAGGCGCTGCTCGTGTTTCAGGTCCCGAAAGTGAAGCGGCTTCTTGTCCGGCTTGCCCAGTTGCCTCCGCGCCCGGTCCACTAACTTGACTACCTGGAGGTCTCTCGCTTTGCGCGTGACCACCGCTGCCAGCACAAACCAGTCGGAGCTTCCCCGGCCGAACGAAAAGCCTTCGTCGCCGGATTCGTCAACATAGACGACGAACGTGTGGTTCATGCCGCGGTCCTACCCCAGCCACTTGGTGAGGGCGTCGAGGTCCTGATCGCGCTTGCTCATGAGCAGCTCGACCGCCTGCTCCGCGGGAGTCTGCTCGTGCACGATGTCGTTGATCGCGAGCGCCACCGCCAGCGGATCGTCGGGCCCGGGGTAGGTAACGTTGCGGCCGACGAGCGCGCCGCGGATGCTGGCGCCGGCGCGAATGCCCGTCGCGAACTCCTGCAGCGTCCCCGTGGGGTCGCCGCGCGACTCCCCGCCGAGCATGAGGATGGGGCAGGTGGCGGAGCGGGCGACGCGCTCGAACTCGTCGCAGTAGGGGATCTTGAGCCAGGTCAGGCGCGAGGTCTCGCCCAAGGCGGTGGCGACGCCGACCGCCTTGACCAGGGCGTCGGCGTTCTTCTGGATCTTCCACTTGCCGTCCTCGTTTTGGACCAGCAGCGCCTCGATGAAGATGGGGATTCCCAGCGCCACGCACGCGTTGACCGCGTTCGCGGTGTAGTCGAGGCAGAGGTTGGAGTTGGGATCATCGAGGGCGAGGCGGAACATGACCTTGGCGCCGTCGAGGTTGAGGGCGGCGATGCTCTCGGCGCTGAAGCAGGTGTAGCGGTCATCCAGCTCCCACGCGCTGCCCGCCAGCCCGGAGCGGTTCATCGAGCCCAGGATGACGCGCTCGTCGAGGAAGCTGGGGCCGCCCTGCTCCTGCACCAGGTAGTCCACGATCAGCAGGTCCTCGATGATGTCGGTGGTGCCCATGACGCCGTCCACGCCGGGGCTGGCCACCACGCGCAGCACGCGCCCCAGGTACTCCTGGCGGTTGGCCATGCGCACCGGCTCGTCGCCGTAGCTGTTGACCATGCGCGCGGGGTGGTCGGCGGCGAGGATGGTGAGCTTGCCGTCAATCGTCAGCGACAGCCGCCGCTTGCGCGCCCGCGCCGCCGCCAGGATGACGTCGGGGCGCTCCACCCGCACCTCGGTGATCTCGTCGAAGATGTCGCGCGGGAAGAACTTCTCGTAATCGAACTGGTAGCCCTTGACGCTGTATGCCATGTTATACCTCCGAACGCGGTTGGCAGGCGAGACGCCTGCCCTACCATGTCTTGTGCATCCGCGTTGATCCGCGGCTACTTCTTCTGCTTCAGCACTTCGCGCGCGGCGGCGACGATGGCGCCGGCGCAGCAGCCGAACGCCTCCAGCAGTTCCTCCGGCTCGCCCGATTCGCCGAAG contains the following coding sequences:
- a CDS encoding PA2779 family protein, which codes for MRKLERRCAWLAVVTVAVMLFTMAAACAAPIQSKMTTEPKGERAQVAARAEAALDAAGVTAKLKGFGLTEQQVQQRLSQLSADELQQIATGAEALAVGGAQEPTLSTTTWLLIIVIVLLLGH
- a CDS encoding C39 family peptidase, with amino-acid sequence MRPLPTALAAAAIAVAVVLPVRAQPSAHTIADVPFVKQEPRWCGPAALESVLRYHGLQVTQREIADEIALPDGRVLNLDLKLYARRRGLRAESARGSCDRLRLWIARDVPVICQVRVGAPGARRNHFVVAYGYDERRSCFIAHTGERAAQEIPYLDFARIWGDGDNWMLVIRPRPPRPSPAHEPAG
- a CDS encoding tetratricopeptide repeat protein, whose translation is MTSLRAALALLAVVLVGCRSDVREVRLDLTQAARLLRAYGSAASARASGPAPPEVARLSPERLNDLGVMLERRGMLERAQEHYRLAVEHKPGFARAWVNLGNVAREQGRAEEALAHYRRAIREDPELFEAINNFADLCADTGRCVEQALALLTAALEKHPAEESAGRDTLGRLLLRSGRPAEAAQAFRAALGRGDPRERAFMAEVLQHLAQAYRALGDQDAARSAELRAAALEQSVKAHRPAPAPAPSP
- a CDS encoding HNH endonuclease produces the protein MHNHADEVLVLNNNYQPLNIANVRRAINLLFLGKAETVETDSKQYHSERVMLPMPTVVRLHHYVRRPLPRLHVTRKSIFARDGHACQYCGARKVALTLDHVIPKDQGGHTDWDNLVCCCTKCNSLKGNHTPHQAGMKLVRKPRRPKFIPYISYTKFLAALKNPHWKQYLSPYGDG
- a CDS encoding type II toxin-antitoxin system HicB family antitoxin, whose amino-acid sequence is MKLHVAIRPDEIDGGYIAACPEIPGCMSEGLTEQDALENLREAIELCLEARKEQGLPLTVPLRELEVAAS
- a CDS encoding 6-phosphofructokinase; translated protein: MPQLKGNLIVGQSGGPTAVINSSLAGVIQAALKSPAIQGIYGMVHGIEGVLKEDLIDLRAEKSETIEGLRRTPSAALGACRTKLKAADYERILKVLQAHQVRYFIYNGGNDSADTCHHVARLAHASGYELRAIAVPKTVDNDLAFTDHCPGYGSVARFNAIATRDAGRDTEAIGVVDNVKLIETMGRNTGWITASTALAREGPDDAPHLIYLPERPLNREWFLQDVKATFDRLGYCVVAVCEGLKDEKGETLVASARAVDTDSFGHKQLGGVADFLCDAIAANLGLKARFDKPGTVQRMSALAASAVDEEEAYRVGEQAVMAAVEGMSGQMITLVRESNSPYRVTTGLAPLEEVANAEKVVPREFINQRGNDVTAAFLDYARPLIGGPLPPYVRLAGKRVVRRVEV
- a CDS encoding DUF3800 domain-containing protein encodes the protein MNHTFVVYVDESGDEGFSFGRGSSDWFVLAAVVTRKARDLQVVKLVDRARRQLGKPDKKPLHFRDLKHEQRLPYVAEIADAVASSFYYAVQRTQHGFTEDRYARMPKPVVYHREGRYLGYGLKFWPREVDDVLKGEAAFEWVGTYRS
- a CDS encoding deoxyribose-phosphate aldolase, giving the protein MAYSVKGYQFDYEKFFPRDIFDEITEVRVERPDVILAAARARKRRLSLTIDGKLTILAADHPARMVNSYGDEPVRMANRQEYLGRVLRVVASPGVDGVMGTTDIIEDLLIVDYLVQEQGGPSFLDERVILGSMNRSGLAGSAWELDDRYTCFSAESIAALNLDGAKVMFRLALDDPNSNLCLDYTANAVNACVALGIPIFIEALLVQNEDGKWKIQKNADALVKAVGVATALGETSRLTWLKIPYCDEFERVARSATCPILMLGGESRGDPTGTLQEFATGIRAGASIRGALVGRNVTYPGPDDPLAVALAINDIVHEQTPAEQAVELLMSKRDQDLDALTKWLG